The following proteins come from a genomic window of Oricola thermophila:
- the ldtR gene encoding transcriptional regulator LdtR, translated as MMNATNMVGAKPDKPSEQEVRDLYLESLQLVERLHRRLLDVVKDEFDRAGRSDINAVQALLLFNIGDSVLTAGELRSRGYYLGSNVSYNLKKLVELGFVNHEKSKTDRRSVRISLTEKGKEIADIVAELYNRHILSIEAVGGIGADEFQAMNRAMQRLDRFWNDTILYRL; from the coding sequence ATGATGAATGCGACCAATATGGTGGGCGCAAAGCCCGACAAGCCGTCTGAGCAAGAAGTTCGCGATCTTTACTTGGAATCCCTGCAACTTGTTGAGCGTCTTCATCGCAGGTTGCTTGATGTGGTCAAGGACGAGTTCGATCGTGCCGGCCGCTCCGATATCAATGCCGTTCAGGCGCTTCTGCTGTTCAATATCGGCGACAGCGTGCTGACTGCCGGTGAACTGCGTTCGCGCGGCTACTATCTCGGCTCGAATGTTTCCTACAACCTCAAGAAGCTCGTCGAGCTCGGCTTCGTGAATCACGAGAAGTCCAAGACGGATCGTCGTTCGGTACGCATCAGCCTGACCGAGAAGGGCAAGGAGATCGCCGATATCGTTGCCGAGCTCTACAACCGGCACATCCTTTCCATCGAGGCTGTCGGCGGTATCGGTGCCGACGAATTCCAGGCGATGAACCGCGCCATGCAGCGTCTTGATCGCTTCTGGAACGACACGATTCTCTATCGTCTCTGA
- a CDS encoding DUF6163 family protein has translation MALLTGEIREQQQSVVQAVFVWFLRAMAAVAMIAGLSYWAQLIGLDNDSLPRFDRLPVHWKVPCVTLAVLLPVASMGLWTLTSWGIVLWTFACLIEISIYGIWADRYMSRPGLVAGLVGALSVLFVFIVILAVRRFRERLNEY, from the coding sequence GTGGCATTGCTCACCGGCGAGATAAGGGAACAGCAGCAATCCGTCGTGCAGGCGGTCTTTGTGTGGTTCCTGCGCGCCATGGCGGCTGTCGCCATGATCGCCGGCCTGTCCTACTGGGCCCAGTTGATCGGTCTCGACAATGACTCCCTGCCGCGCTTCGACCGGTTGCCGGTGCACTGGAAGGTGCCTTGCGTGACGCTCGCGGTCCTGTTGCCTGTGGCTTCGATGGGACTCTGGACGCTGACCTCCTGGGGAATCGTGCTCTGGACCTTCGCCTGCCTCATCGAGATATCGATCTACGGCATATGGGCCGACCGCTACATGTCCCGGCCCGGACTGGTCGCCGGCCTAGTTGGTGCGCTGTCGGTGCTTTTCGTTTTCATCGTCATATTGGCGGTCCGGCGCTTCCGCGAACGATTAAACGAATATTAA
- the hemB gene encoding porphobilinogen synthase, whose translation MRSVDEVTGSRRLRRMRKTDWARRLVRETELTVNDLIWPIFLIEGEDAAEDIAAMPGVQRLTVDRAVKAAEAAAKLGIPAIATFPNVAMEKRDTTGSHALDEDNLINRATKAIKAAVPEIGIITDAALDPFTDHGHDGILRDGVIVNDESVEQIARAAVGQAAAGSDIIAPSDMMDGRIGVIRDALDEAGFQDVAIMSYATKFASACYGPYREAIGTSGLLKGDKKTYYIDPANTEEALRETEADIEEGADMVMVKPGLPYLDICRRVKETFQLPTFVYQVSGEYAMIEAAAANGWIDGERVMLESLLAFKRAGCDGILTYYAPRVAEILGSGA comes from the coding sequence ATGAGAAGCGTCGATGAGGTTACCGGCAGCAGGCGCCTGCGCCGCATGCGCAAGACGGATTGGGCACGCCGACTGGTGCGCGAGACCGAGCTGACGGTCAACGATCTGATATGGCCGATCTTCCTGATAGAGGGGGAAGACGCCGCCGAGGACATCGCGGCGATGCCGGGCGTGCAGCGGCTGACTGTCGACCGAGCCGTCAAGGCTGCCGAGGCTGCCGCGAAACTCGGCATTCCCGCGATTGCCACATTCCCCAATGTCGCAATGGAAAAGCGCGACACGACCGGCAGCCACGCGCTCGACGAGGACAACCTGATCAACCGTGCGACAAAGGCTATCAAGGCTGCCGTTCCGGAAATCGGGATCATCACCGACGCGGCGCTCGACCCGTTCACCGATCACGGCCATGACGGGATCCTGCGCGACGGCGTCATCGTCAACGACGAATCGGTGGAACAGATCGCCAGGGCCGCCGTCGGCCAGGCCGCCGCGGGCTCCGACATCATCGCGCCGTCGGACATGATGGACGGTCGGATCGGCGTGATCCGCGACGCACTCGACGAGGCCGGTTTCCAGGACGTGGCGATCATGTCCTACGCCACCAAGTTCGCCTCGGCCTGCTACGGCCCCTATCGCGAGGCGATCGGCACTTCGGGACTGCTGAAGGGTGACAAGAAGACGTATTACATCGACCCCGCCAATACCGAGGAAGCGCTACGCGAGACGGAAGCCGACATCGAGGAAGGCGCCGACATGGTCATGGTCAAGCCGGGCCTGCCCTATCTCGACATCTGCCGGAGGGTGAAAGAGACCTTCCAGCTCCCGACATTCGTCTACCAGGTGTCCGGTGAATACGCGATGATCGAGGCGGCGGCGGCCAATGGCTGGATCGACGGGGAACGGGTGATGCTCGAGAGCCTGCTTGCCTTCAAGCGCGCCGGATGCGACGGCATCCTGACCTATTACGCGCCCCGCGTTGCGGAAATCCTGGGCAGCGGCGCCTGA
- a CDS encoding RDD family protein codes for MPYTQTQASPQDFPDRYDDWRLFEGVRTRRIIAFLIDYAMVAILIIIAVPLIFLLGIATFGIGWLLYAILTPLVALTYVGWSVGGPSQATIGMRMAGIRLKRYDGRRIDFVTAVVHAVLFWASAAIFMPLLLAPLFLEHKRTLHDLALGIVAVRSQD; via the coding sequence ATGCCCTACACACAGACCCAGGCCTCCCCGCAGGATTTTCCGGACCGCTACGACGACTGGCGGCTGTTCGAGGGCGTGCGCACGCGGCGCATCATCGCCTTCCTCATCGACTACGCGATGGTAGCCATCCTGATCATCATCGCAGTTCCGCTGATTTTCCTGCTCGGCATCGCCACCTTCGGGATCGGATGGCTGCTCTACGCGATCCTGACTCCCTTGGTTGCGCTCACATATGTCGGCTGGTCGGTGGGCGGGCCGTCGCAGGCAACGATCGGCATGCGGATGGCGGGCATCCGCCTCAAGCGCTACGACGGCCGGCGGATCGATTTCGTGACCGCGGTTGTCCACGCGGTGCTGTTCTGGGCCTCCGCCGCCATCTTCATGCCGCTGCTTCTCGCGCCGCTGTTCCTCGAACACAAGCGGACATTGCACGATCTTGCCCTCGGCATCGTTGCCGTGCGGTCCCAGGACTGA
- a CDS encoding arginyltransferase, with the protein MTQHSPKSPQFFLTSPSPCPYLEGQYERKVFTHLVGEKAGEMNDLLTQGGFRRSQNIAYRPACETCRACVSVRILVDGFAPSKNMRRILRVNDDLVGTEHKAEPTSEQYSLFRRYLDARHKEGGMSEMTVLDYAMMVEDTHVPTAVIEYRKRGPDSFVTGRGEGPLVAVALSDRMSDGYSMVYSFYDPDMPERSLGTWMILDHISRARARGLPHVYLGYWVEGSRKMEYKTRFRPQEHLTSAGWELYKG; encoded by the coding sequence ATGACACAGCATTCCCCGAAATCACCGCAGTTCTTCCTGACGTCGCCGTCGCCGTGCCCCTATCTGGAGGGGCAGTACGAACGGAAGGTGTTCACGCACCTGGTCGGGGAGAAGGCCGGGGAGATGAACGACCTGCTCACCCAGGGCGGGTTCCGCCGCAGCCAGAACATCGCCTACCGTCCCGCATGCGAAACCTGCCGGGCCTGCGTGTCGGTGCGCATCCTTGTCGACGGCTTCGCGCCCTCGAAGAACATGCGCCGCATTCTGAGGGTCAATGACGACCTTGTCGGCACGGAACACAAGGCAGAGCCGACAAGCGAGCAATACTCGCTGTTCCGCCGCTATCTCGATGCCCGCCACAAGGAGGGCGGCATGTCGGAGATGACCGTGCTCGACTACGCGATGATGGTGGAAGACACGCATGTGCCGACCGCGGTCATCGAGTACCGCAAGCGCGGTCCGGACAGCTTCGTGACCGGGCGTGGCGAAGGCCCCCTCGTCGCCGTCGCCCTGTCCGACAGGATGTCCGACGGCTATTCGATGGTCTATTCCTTCTACGACCCGGACATGCCCGAGCGGTCGCTGGGCACATGGATGATCCTCGACCACATCTCGAGGGCGCGGGCGCGCGGGCTGCCGCACGTATATCTCGGCTACTGGGTCGAGGGTTCGCGCAAGATGGAATACAAGACTCGCTTCCGGCCGCAGGAGCATTTGACCTCGGCCGGATGGGAACTCTACAAGGGCTGA
- a CDS encoding DMT family transporter, producing MSPHQKGLLLTGIGGFVLTFDIPVLRLAAADIWTVQFVRSGLGIGVALLVWGIAGLWRKRAITFLPGRTGIIVAALYGCSAVLFIGAVFNTAAANVVFILAFNSMFAALLGWLALGERPHRVTLATMAVMMAAVTLIVGDGLRTGNYLGDLMALAAAFLIAIAITITRKSGRDMGFAPMAGGVIPASIAAVMLAAGDAGQLTVEAPWWLILNGAILIPVSFWLLATGPKYISGPEVAMFYLLETVLAPVWIWLIFGETPTAATLTGGAILVTALAAHSAWQFARQRGRQAEAVRSAAS from the coding sequence ATGTCCCCCCATCAAAAAGGCCTGCTGCTGACCGGCATCGGCGGCTTCGTGCTCACCTTCGACATACCCGTCCTGCGGCTTGCTGCCGCCGACATCTGGACCGTGCAATTCGTGCGCTCGGGACTCGGGATCGGCGTGGCGCTGCTGGTCTGGGGCATTGCCGGATTGTGGCGGAAACGGGCCATAACCTTTCTGCCGGGACGAACGGGCATCATCGTCGCCGCGCTCTACGGTTGCTCGGCGGTCCTGTTCATCGGAGCCGTGTTCAACACCGCAGCGGCCAATGTCGTGTTCATCCTCGCCTTCAACTCGATGTTCGCCGCACTGCTCGGCTGGCTCGCGCTGGGCGAGCGGCCGCACCGCGTCACGCTGGCCACGATGGCGGTCATGATGGCCGCGGTCACGCTGATCGTCGGGGACGGGCTGAGGACGGGCAACTATCTCGGAGATCTCATGGCGCTGGCAGCGGCGTTCCTGATCGCCATTGCCATCACGATCACCCGCAAGAGCGGCCGGGACATGGGATTCGCCCCGATGGCCGGCGGCGTGATCCCAGCCTCCATCGCCGCCGTGATGCTGGCCGCGGGCGACGCCGGGCAACTCACGGTCGAGGCGCCGTGGTGGCTGATCCTCAACGGCGCCATCCTGATCCCCGTCTCATTCTGGCTGCTGGCGACCGGGCCGAAATATATCAGCGGCCCGGAGGTGGCGATGTTCTACCTGCTCGAGACCGTGCTGGCACCGGTGTGGATCTGGCTGATTTTCGGGGAAACCCCGACGGCGGCCACCCTGACCGGCGGCGCGATCCTCGTCACCGCTCTCGCCGCACACAGCGCCTGGCAATTCGCGAGGCAGCGCGGGCGGCAGGCGGAAGCGGTCAGGAGCGCAGCTTCGTGA
- a CDS encoding flavin reductase family protein produces the protein MNADARLEIGEMDHADLKRAMGCFATGIAVVTTRHGGADLGMTCNSFNTVSLEPPLVLWSVRRAAASHDAFVHGGGYTVSILGADQEDIANRFTRGSQEERFADLPVERLPTGRLVIGGAAAWLDCSLENVVEAGDHDILIGRVLEFDSTLKDTLGYLRGRFTKLRS, from the coding sequence ATGAACGCGGACGCCCGTCTCGAGATCGGGGAAATGGACCACGCCGACCTGAAGCGGGCGATGGGTTGTTTTGCGACCGGCATTGCCGTCGTGACGACCCGCCATGGCGGCGCGGATCTCGGGATGACCTGCAACTCGTTCAACACGGTTTCGCTGGAGCCGCCGCTGGTCCTGTGGAGCGTGCGCCGCGCGGCCGCCAGTCACGACGCCTTCGTTCATGGCGGCGGTTACACGGTTAGCATCCTTGGCGCCGATCAGGAGGATATAGCGAACCGCTTCACCCGCGGCAGCCAGGAGGAACGTTTCGCCGATCTGCCGGTCGAGCGGCTGCCCACCGGCCGGCTGGTGATCGGAGGCGCGGCCGCTTGGCTTGACTGTTCGCTGGAGAATGTCGTCGAGGCGGGCGATCACGACATACTGATCGGTCGGGTTCTGGAATTCGACTCGACCCTGAAGGATACGCTCGGCTACCTTCGCGGCCGTTTCACGAAGCTGCGCTCCTGA
- a CDS encoding glutamine amidotransferase-related protein — MKHKIIVIEHWDLAEPDFGRRHLAARGFDVQVVEPWRGERLPELTGDEAGVMVMGGPQYVTRTDEAPYLLDEFRFAEAAMAKGVRTVGICLGSQILAHVLGARVGFHPEGCTALGFYDLLPTEQGRAWFLEGMKVLAGNSQGWEMPSGVTPLARGDLFPNQAFVADGTAVALQFHPEVTRPILDQWQEEFASLVGRPGTQSVEQQDAGFAAHDAALKAWYSDFLDDWFGRQDDRSVTATPRTGTCARPE, encoded by the coding sequence TTGAAACACAAGATTATCGTTATTGAACACTGGGATCTGGCCGAGCCCGATTTCGGCCGGCGGCATCTCGCCGCGCGCGGCTTCGATGTGCAGGTGGTCGAGCCCTGGCGGGGAGAGAGACTGCCCGAGCTGACCGGCGATGAGGCGGGCGTCATGGTGATGGGCGGCCCGCAGTACGTCACCCGAACCGACGAGGCGCCCTACCTACTGGACGAGTTTCGATTCGCCGAGGCGGCGATGGCGAAGGGCGTGAGGACCGTCGGCATCTGTCTCGGTTCTCAGATCCTGGCCCACGTGCTCGGCGCGCGGGTCGGTTTCCACCCCGAGGGCTGCACCGCCCTCGGTTTCTACGACCTGCTGCCCACCGAGCAGGGCAGGGCGTGGTTCCTGGAGGGCATGAAGGTTCTCGCCGGCAATTCCCAGGGCTGGGAGATGCCGTCCGGCGTCACGCCGCTTGCCCGGGGCGATCTTTTCCCCAACCAGGCCTTCGTTGCGGATGGCACCGCGGTGGCGTTGCAGTTTCACCCGGAGGTGACGCGGCCGATCCTCGACCAGTGGCAGGAAGAGTTCGCGTCGCTTGTCGGCAGGCCGGGGACGCAGTCGGTGGAGCAGCAGGATGCCGGCTTTGCCGCGCACGATGCGGCACTGAAGGCCTGGTATTCGGATTTCCTCGATGACTGGTTCGGGCGGCAGGATGACCGGTCCGTTACGGCCACACCACGTACAGGAACTTGTGCCCGTCCTGAATGA
- a CDS encoding glycoside hydrolase family 25 protein, whose product MRFLLPAVLAAALGGCTASSKMDVLDIAPSGETVSSITAPAPPAPVGEGAPVTALAGSTPESPARSALFPPEVLPKEEVAFVAPSGAIRSAVSRIHPPRFSDAKPVSFGRVTPRHFAVHGVDVSRWQGDIDWHTLRKQGANFAWIKATEGVDHVDDAFRRNWIEAKRAGVPRGAYHFFYWCRTARDQAKWFIRNVPKEAGALPPVLDVEWNSHSRTCKHRPDKSDILEKMQVFLDALERHYGQRPIIYTSPDFYRDNLQGRFRDYPFWLRAVAEHPQKVYPGRDWVFWQYSGTGRAKGVSTHIDLNVFNGTERDWHEWLSRRVR is encoded by the coding sequence ATGCGTTTTCTCCTTCCGGCCGTCCTTGCCGCCGCGCTCGGCGGCTGCACGGCGTCCTCAAAGATGGATGTGCTCGACATCGCGCCCTCCGGCGAGACGGTGAGTTCCATCACTGCGCCCGCGCCCCCGGCACCGGTCGGTGAGGGGGCACCCGTTACCGCGCTGGCTGGCAGCACGCCGGAATCGCCGGCGCGCTCCGCCCTGTTTCCGCCCGAGGTCCTGCCGAAGGAGGAAGTCGCCTTCGTCGCGCCGTCCGGGGCGATCCGTTCCGCGGTGAGCAGGATCCATCCGCCAAGATTCTCCGATGCCAAGCCGGTCAGTTTCGGCCGGGTCACTCCGAGGCATTTCGCGGTTCACGGCGTCGATGTCTCGCGCTGGCAGGGCGACATCGACTGGCACACCCTGCGCAAGCAGGGCGCCAACTTCGCATGGATCAAGGCGACCGAAGGCGTAGATCACGTCGACGACGCCTTCAGGCGCAACTGGATCGAGGCGAAGCGGGCCGGCGTGCCGCGCGGCGCCTATCACTTCTTCTACTGGTGCCGCACCGCGCGCGACCAGGCGAAATGGTTCATCCGCAACGTGCCGAAGGAGGCGGGTGCCCTGCCGCCGGTTCTCGACGTGGAATGGAACTCCCACTCGCGCACCTGCAAGCACCGGCCGGACAAGTCGGACATTCTCGAGAAGATGCAGGTCTTCCTCGACGCGCTGGAGCGTCACTACGGCCAGCGCCCGATCATCTACACCTCGCCGGACTTCTACCGCGACAACCTGCAGGGCCGGTTCCGCGACTATCCCTTCTGGCTGCGCGCCGTCGCCGAGCATCCGCAAAAGGTCTATCCGGGCCGCGACTGGGTGTTCTGGCAATACTCCGGCACCGGTCGCGCAAAAGGCGTGTCCACCCATATTGACCTGAATGTTTTCAATGGTACGGAACGCGACTGGCATGAATGGTTGAGTCGGCGCGTGCGTTGA
- a CDS encoding tripartite tricarboxylate transporter substrate binding protein yields the protein MLQGYAVRDLQLAMTKENPMKLSLFNMVAGIGAALIASSGAAVAEYPEKEVTITVGFGPGGGVDTITRAAADALSTALGQSLVVENQPGAGGGLALTALMSKPADGYNLAAAITTTVSFDPHTSDLAYNIDNFDYIGAFGVFPEAIVALPAKGWKDFSDVIAAAKESDSGLTYASTTSLDRVVMAAIAEQEGVMLKPVPTKGGAEAVAQTLGGHVDFAYSSGTYYAQAKAGELAVMAGLGTNPIPGFEDVPTLTSLGYDMSSVNMVIYAAPAGLPDDVKAKLVEAFEAAAKSDKVLEVLAGRNMGSYILTGDAFDEQIRAQSAQFKAAMK from the coding sequence ATGCTCCAAGGTTACGCGGTACGAGACCTGCAGCTTGCGATGACCAAGGAGAACCCGATGAAACTCTCGCTTTTCAACATGGTGGCCGGGATCGGCGCCGCCCTGATCGCCTCCTCCGGGGCGGCGGTAGCCGAGTATCCCGAGAAGGAAGTCACCATCACCGTCGGGTTCGGCCCGGGCGGCGGTGTCGACACGATCACCCGCGCGGCGGCCGACGCGCTATCGACGGCGCTCGGTCAGTCCCTCGTGGTCGAGAACCAGCCCGGCGCGGGCGGCGGACTGGCACTGACGGCGCTGATGTCCAAGCCGGCCGACGGCTACAACCTGGCGGCGGCGATCACCACGACCGTGTCGTTCGACCCGCACACGTCCGACCTCGCCTACAATATCGACAATTTCGACTATATCGGCGCGTTCGGCGTCTTCCCCGAGGCGATCGTCGCCCTGCCGGCCAAGGGCTGGAAGGACTTCTCGGACGTCATCGCCGCGGCCAAGGAAAGCGACAGCGGCCTGACATACGCCTCCACCACCTCGCTCGACCGCGTCGTCATGGCGGCGATCGCCGAGCAGGAAGGCGTGATGCTGAAGCCGGTTCCGACCAAGGGCGGCGCCGAAGCGGTCGCGCAGACGCTCGGCGGCCATGTCGATTTCGCCTACAGCTCCGGCACCTACTACGCCCAGGCGAAGGCGGGCGAACTGGCCGTAATGGCCGGCCTCGGCACCAACCCGATCCCCGGCTTCGAGGACGTGCCGACGCTCACCAGCCTCGGCTACGACATGTCGAGCGTGAACATGGTGATCTATGCCGCGCCCGCCGGACTGCCGGACGACGTCAAGGCCAAGCTGGTCGAGGCCTTCGAGGCCGCAGCCAAGTCCGACAAGGTCCTCGAGGTGCTGGCCGGCCGCAACATGGGCAGCTACATCCTGACCGGCGACGCCTTCGACGAGCAGATCCGCGCCCAGAGCGCCCAGTTCAAGGCGGCGATGAAGTAG
- a CDS encoding tripartite tricarboxylate transporter permease, with translation MDIFLQGAADALQPHSVFAVIGGILLGYLVGVIPGLSRPAALSVAVPITYSMSPIAAIAFLVGVTKASAAGGATGAILLNTPGEPSSAATTFDGYPLARKGEATRALKVALYASVFGDLVATVVLILMAAPLASFALKMGPVEMTAVMIFALTFIAALSGPSLARGMISGVFGLFLATIGLDPESATPRMTFGMIELFDGIPLIAATVGMLAFTEMLVQTQQFFARKGGDAEDVRYQDEANKTLSAADVRRVFPVTLRATGIGIGAGIMPGLGPTIGAFLSYAINKRMARPGDQYGKGDLKGVAATEAADNAVLPASLIPLFAIGLPGSVSAAILVSAFMLHGVQPGPLVFEQHPRLIYGIYVSMIVASLAMLVVGRAGLTLFARATRIPLQVIIPFIILFCVVGTYLQRDTAFSVVVMLMLGGLGFVMQRYGYSVVTFLIGFVIGPLFELSLRQALIVTNHSVSAVGQHPIALVFLAASAIALGVFLRPGR, from the coding sequence ATGGACATCTTTCTCCAGGGCGCCGCCGACGCCCTTCAGCCGCATTCCGTGTTCGCGGTGATCGGCGGCATCCTGCTGGGCTACCTGGTCGGCGTCATTCCCGGACTGAGCCGGCCCGCCGCGCTCTCCGTGGCCGTGCCCATCACCTATTCCATGTCGCCCATCGCGGCGATCGCCTTCCTCGTCGGCGTGACCAAGGCCAGCGCGGCCGGCGGCGCGACCGGCGCCATCCTGCTCAACACGCCCGGCGAGCCGAGTTCCGCCGCGACCACCTTCGACGGCTACCCGCTGGCGCGCAAGGGCGAGGCGACGCGGGCACTGAAGGTGGCGCTCTACGCCTCGGTCTTCGGCGACCTGGTGGCGACCGTGGTGCTGATCCTCATGGCGGCGCCGCTGGCCAGCTTCGCGCTGAAGATGGGGCCGGTGGAAATGACCGCCGTCATGATCTTCGCCCTGACCTTCATCGCCGCGCTGTCCGGACCGTCGCTTGCGCGCGGCATGATCTCCGGCGTGTTCGGACTGTTCCTGGCGACCATCGGCCTCGACCCGGAAAGCGCGACGCCGCGCATGACCTTCGGCATGATCGAGCTGTTCGACGGCATACCGCTGATCGCGGCGACGGTGGGCATGCTGGCCTTCACCGAGATGCTGGTGCAGACGCAGCAGTTCTTCGCCCGCAAAGGCGGCGACGCGGAGGACGTCCGCTACCAGGACGAGGCCAACAAGACGCTGAGCGCGGCGGATGTCAGGCGGGTGTTTCCGGTGACGCTGCGCGCCACCGGCATCGGCATCGGCGCCGGCATCATGCCGGGCCTCGGACCGACCATCGGGGCCTTTCTCTCCTACGCGATCAACAAGCGGATGGCGCGGCCCGGCGACCAATACGGCAAGGGCGACCTGAAGGGCGTCGCGGCGACGGAAGCCGCCGACAACGCCGTGCTGCCGGCCAGCCTGATCCCGCTCTTCGCCATCGGCCTGCCGGGCAGCGTCTCGGCGGCGATCCTGGTGTCGGCCTTCATGCTGCACGGGGTGCAGCCGGGGCCGCTCGTCTTCGAGCAGCATCCGCGCCTGATCTACGGCATCTATGTCTCGATGATCGTCGCCAGCTTGGCGATGCTTGTCGTCGGCCGGGCCGGGCTGACGCTGTTCGCGCGCGCCACGCGCATCCCGCTGCAGGTGATCATTCCCTTCATCATCCTGTTCTGCGTGGTCGGCACATACCTGCAACGCGACACCGCCTTCTCGGTCGTGGTCATGCTGATGCTCGGCGGGCTGGGATTCGTGATGCAGCGCTACGGCTACTCGGTAGTGACGTTCCTGATCGGCTTCGTCATCGGGCCGCTGTTCGAACTGTCGCTGCGCCAGGCGCTGATCGTGACCAACCACTCGGTCTCGGCGGTCGGGCAGCACCCGATCGCGCTGGTGTTCCTCGCCGCCTCAGCGATTGCGCTCGGCGTGTTCCTCAGGCCTGGCCGGTGA
- a CDS encoding LysR family transcriptional regulator translates to MDGGLMLELRELRNFVAVAERLNITTAAREVNLSQPALSRQIQALERKLGVDLLERVGKRLVLTAEGADFAIQASELLERAADLADQVSRNELENGGKLRIGASPQTISWLVSPAMARFREHFPHVDLVVGEGNNDALVEMVEHGAAHLVVANLGISNVLAAQKLFDARLHAVLPPGHALQGRSAITIDDIADEPMLVMRNGFLTRHLFEQTVAAHGIRPRVVLESESTHTLAALARDGHGVAIVSSSAQDIPPFGHAVRIRSGLCQTSAEVSALWNPRRYRPRNLSRFLDILVEVCNERLTGQA, encoded by the coding sequence ATGGATGGCGGGCTTATGCTGGAACTCAGGGAATTGCGGAATTTCGTCGCCGTCGCGGAGCGCCTGAACATCACCACGGCCGCCCGCGAGGTCAATCTCAGCCAGCCCGCCCTCTCCCGCCAGATCCAGGCGCTGGAGCGCAAGCTGGGTGTCGACCTGCTGGAGCGGGTGGGCAAGCGGCTGGTGCTGACCGCCGAGGGCGCGGACTTCGCGATACAGGCGTCGGAGCTGCTCGAGCGCGCTGCCGATCTGGCCGACCAGGTGTCCCGCAACGAGCTGGAGAACGGCGGCAAGCTGCGCATCGGCGCATCGCCGCAGACGATCTCCTGGCTGGTCTCGCCGGCCATGGCGCGGTTCAGGGAGCATTTTCCCCATGTCGATCTGGTCGTCGGCGAGGGCAACAACGACGCGCTGGTCGAGATGGTCGAGCACGGCGCGGCGCATCTCGTCGTCGCCAATCTCGGCATCAGCAACGTGCTGGCGGCGCAGAAGCTCTTCGACGCCCGGCTCCATGCGGTGCTGCCGCCCGGCCACGCGCTGCAGGGCCGCTCCGCCATCACCATCGACGACATCGCCGACGAGCCGATGCTGGTGATGCGCAACGGCTTTCTGACCCGGCACCTGTTCGAGCAGACCGTGGCCGCGCACGGCATCCGCCCGCGCGTCGTGCTGGAAAGCGAGAGCACCCACACGCTCGCCGCGCTGGCCCGCGACGGTCACGGCGTCGCCATCGTCTCCTCGTCGGCGCAGGATATCCCGCCCTTCGGCCATGCGGTGCGCATCCGTTCCGGCCTGTGCCAGACTTCGGCCGAGGTGTCGGCCCTGTGGAACCCGCGCCGCTACCGCCCGCGGAACCTGTCGCGCTTCCTCGACATCCTTGTCGAGGTCTGCAACGAGCGGCTCACCGGCCAGGCCTGA
- a CDS encoding LamB/YcsF family protein: MDTKHRNICIDADMGEALGPYNTGQDEALMPLVTSANIACGFHAGDPLVMARSVELAQQHGVCIGAHPGFDDLRGFGRRRMTMPAREVEYMVTYQIGALKALAEARGAKVEYVKPHGALNNMAHEDPELADAIARGIRAAGRDLLFVANCLSEMVAAGERAGLQVLHEAYADRHYMPDGRLMPRSRADAVIRDAEEAAERTLRMLEAQELAALDGTRLPSRIDTFCIHGDEPTAIAIARVIRARCAAMGVMPKTVTELAA; the protein is encoded by the coding sequence ATGGACACCAAGCACCGGAACATCTGCATCGATGCCGACATGGGCGAAGCCCTCGGCCCCTACAATACGGGCCAGGACGAGGCGCTCATGCCGCTGGTCACGTCGGCCAACATAGCCTGCGGATTCCACGCCGGGGACCCGCTGGTCATGGCGCGCTCCGTGGAACTGGCGCAGCAGCACGGGGTCTGCATCGGCGCCCATCCGGGCTTCGACGACCTGCGCGGTTTCGGCCGCCGCCGGATGACGATGCCGGCGCGCGAGGTGGAGTACATGGTCACCTACCAGATCGGCGCGCTGAAGGCGCTGGCCGAGGCGCGCGGCGCGAAGGTCGAATACGTCAAGCCGCACGGCGCGCTCAACAACATGGCGCACGAGGACCCGGAACTGGCCGACGCGATCGCGCGCGGCATACGCGCGGCGGGACGCGACCTGCTGTTCGTCGCGAACTGCCTGTCGGAAATGGTCGCGGCCGGCGAACGGGCCGGGCTGCAGGTGCTGCACGAGGCCTATGCGGACCGCCATTACATGCCCGACGGGCGGCTGATGCCGAGGAGCCGGGCCGACGCGGTCATCCGCGACGCCGAGGAGGCCGCCGAGCGGACATTGCGGATGCTGGAGGCGCAGGAACTCGCCGCCCTCGACGGAACCCGGCTGCCGAGCCGCATCGACACGTTCTGCATCCACGGCGACGAGCCGACGGCCATCGCCATAGCGCGCGTTATCCGCGCCCGGTGCGCGGCGATGGGCGTGATGCCGAAGACGGTGACGGAGCTGGCGGCTTAG